Proteins encoded within one genomic window of bacterium:
- a CDS encoding aminotransferase class I/II-fold pyridoxal phosphate-dependent enzyme, whose product MANLPKRIPRVAPKSYEYVKQVLDFGFHNSHSVGMTARLEREFAERFGQTYGIAHCNGTATMQSALMAAGVGVGDEVIVPTFTVFSTPAAVLHCNAIPIIVDVDPDTWTISIDAIRKHITPRTRAIIPVSICGLPADMDPIMELAEEHNLVVIEDNAQSILGYYKGRVTGSIGHFASFSFQSSKTLTCGDGGILICSDDTLALAARKAATIGFKDLTLKPGDNVVSEQLRCQPNYQRHDSIGWNQRLPEIAAAVALAELERIDELAKMRTYSANVFDSVVNDCEWIVPQKNPEGYVNAYWNYAARITRNDIVWSDFLATFIELGGDGFYGSYQPVHLEPVFANLNKSVDENKDRYPQLAGKLPRYERGSCPVWEKIQPWIIMLKTNYFDTVEADRQAEIFAKTIKRFD is encoded by the coding sequence ATGGCTAATTTACCCAAAAGGATCCCGCGTGTTGCACCAAAGTCCTATGAATATGTGAAACAAGTTCTTGATTTTGGATTTCACAATTCCCATTCTGTGGGCATGACTGCTAGGCTCGAGCGTGAATTTGCGGAACGTTTCGGACAGACTTACGGCATAGCTCACTGCAACGGCACTGCTACAATGCAGAGCGCGCTTATGGCCGCAGGCGTTGGGGTTGGTGATGAGGTAATTGTTCCGACTTTTACTGTGTTTTCAACTCCGGCGGCAGTGTTGCACTGCAATGCTATTCCGATAATTGTTGACGTAGATCCTGATACATGGACTATCAGTATAGACGCCATCCGCAAGCACATAACGCCACGAACACGAGCAATTATTCCTGTTTCCATCTGTGGATTGCCAGCTGATATGGATCCAATCATGGAATTAGCCGAAGAGCATAACCTTGTTGTTATTGAAGACAATGCTCAGAGCATATTGGGTTACTACAAAGGACGCGTAACCGGCTCCATCGGCCATTTTGCCAGCTTCAGTTTTCAGTCTTCTAAAACACTGACCTGCGGTGACGGCGGTATCTTGATCTGTTCAGATGATACACTGGCGCTTGCGGCTAGGAAGGCAGCTACCATTGGATTTAAAGATCTTACTCTTAAACCGGGCGATAATGTAGTCTCGGAACAGTTGCGTTGCCAACCGAATTACCAGAGACACGATAGTATAGGCTGGAACCAGCGTCTGCCTGAAATAGCCGCTGCGGTAGCGCTAGCTGAACTTGAGCGTATCGATGAACTGGCAAAGATGCGCACATACAGCGCTAATGTATTTGACAGTGTCGTTAATGACTGTGAGTGGATTGTTCCTCAGAAAAACCCAGAAGGGTACGTCAATGCTTACTGGAACTACGCAGCAAGGATCACGCGTAATGATATTGTGTGGTCAGACTTCTTAGCCACTTTTATTGAGCTTGGAGGCGACGGTTTTTACGGATCATATCAACCTGTTCATCTTGAACCTGTTTTCGCAAACCTGAACAAGTCCGTTGATGAGAACAAGGATCGTTATCCTCAGCTCGCAGGCAAGCTACCCCGCTATGAGCGTGGAAGTTGTCCTGTCTGGGAGAAAATCCAGCCATGGATCATCATGCTGAAAACCAATTATTTTGATACTGTTGAAGCGGATCGTCAAGCGGAAATCTTCGCAAAGACCATCAAACGTTTTGATTAA
- the lipB gene encoding lipoyl(octanoyl) transferase LipB: MKAVCNVLDIGLKDYMEVYNLQKKILSERIKNEIPDTLILTEHPPTFTIGRKGGRGNILVSNEVLKKNGIKVYEVDRGGDITYHGPGQIVGYPIINLAQWNKDIHLYLRSLEEVIIRFLSHFKIAAGRINNYTGVWIENEKIAAIGIGVSKWTTFHGFCININPNKEHFRMITPCGIRDKKVTSLDELTEKQTDMQKTKQILITEFGNCFSRDMRYA, from the coding sequence ATGAAAGCAGTATGTAATGTGTTAGACATTGGACTTAAGGATTATATGGAAGTTTATAATCTTCAAAAAAAAATACTGTCTGAAAGGATTAAGAATGAGATTCCAGACACACTTATATTAACAGAACATCCTCCAACATTTACAATAGGCAGAAAAGGCGGCAGGGGAAATATCCTTGTCAGTAATGAGGTTCTGAAAAAAAATGGAATAAAAGTTTACGAGGTAGATAGGGGAGGGGATATAACCTATCATGGGCCTGGTCAGATAGTAGGTTATCCAATTATAAATCTTGCACAATGGAACAAGGATATACATCTTTATCTGAGGAGCTTAGAAGAGGTAATAATTAGATTCTTGTCGCATTTCAAAATAGCGGCTGGCAGAATAAATAATTACACTGGCGTTTGGATAGAAAATGAAAAGATTGCGGCAATAGGTATTGGCGTGAGTAAATGGACGACTTTTCACGGATTTTGTATAAATATTAATCCGAACAAGGAACATTTTAGGATGATAACTCCGTGTGGTATAAGAGATAAAAAAGTAACGTCTCTGGATGAATTAACAGAAAAACAAACTGATATGCAGAAAACAAAACAAATTCTTATAACTGAATTTGGGAATTGTTTCAGTAGAGATATGAGATATGCATAA
- a CDS encoding lipoyl domain-containing protein, whose product MNNSVDFILPELGEGIEEATVSFWMCEKGDNINKGDDVIEMLTDKATFNVPAPVSGVLKDILVKEGDIVRVGQKMAEIGE is encoded by the coding sequence ATGAATAATAGCGTGGATTTTATTTTGCCGGAACTTGGAGAGGGGATTGAAGAAGCAACGGTTTCCTTTTGGATGTGCGAAAAAGGGGATAATATAAACAAAGGAGATGATGTAATTGAGATGCTGACAGATAAGGCTACGTTTAATGTTCCTGCGCCAGTATCTGGTGTTTTGAAGGATATTCTTGTCAAAGAGGGAGACATAGTCAGGGTTGGACAGAAGATGGCAGAGATAGGAGAATAG
- the lpdA gene encoding dihydrolipoyl dehydrogenase: MAKYDIGIIGGGPGGYVAAIRAAQLGAKVCVVEKDGVLGGTCLNRGCIPTKAILHSAKIYRTFKNTENFGINISDITLNYEKIINRKNQIVNRLTKGIEFLFKSNDIKIIKGKGEIASSGIIKATDNSEQFEVETDNIIIATGSEPMKLANIPTDGEIIQTSREVLSCENLPGSILIIGAGVIGCEFADIFNSFGVKVRLVEMMTHILPEEDNEIAGKLENIFKKKGIEVFTQTKVNKVEKRDSAANVYLSGDKTFEVDRVLVAVGRSSNISGIGLEENQIKLDKNRILVNEYMQTNIPHIYAVGDITPGPMLAHVASKEGIVAVEHIMGMDSKMDYKAIPSCVYTDPEVAGVGLTEQKAKETHEIKIGRFPLMASGKAMCIGETEGLVKIIADKDTDEILGVRMIAPHATELIAECVLAIKAECTYRELAETIHAHPTLSEAVMEAAEDVDNIAISLPKKH; encoded by the coding sequence ATGGCAAAATATGATATTGGAATAATTGGTGGAGGACCTGGTGGTTATGTTGCGGCGATAAGAGCAGCGCAGTTAGGAGCAAAGGTTTGTGTTGTTGAAAAGGATGGAGTGCTTGGAGGAACATGTCTTAACAGAGGATGTATTCCCACAAAAGCTATTCTTCATTCTGCAAAGATATATAGGACTTTTAAAAATACAGAAAATTTTGGCATAAATATTTCTGATATAACCTTGAATTATGAAAAGATAATAAATAGAAAGAATCAGATTGTTAACAGGCTAACAAAGGGTATAGAATTTTTGTTTAAGAGTAATGATATTAAAATAATAAAAGGGAAAGGAGAAATTGCATCTTCAGGAATAATAAAAGCAACAGATAATTCTGAACAATTTGAAGTAGAGACAGATAATATAATAATAGCAACTGGTTCAGAACCTATGAAATTGGCTAATATTCCAACAGATGGGGAGATAATCCAGACAAGCAGAGAGGTTCTTTCTTGTGAGAATCTGCCCGGAAGTATTTTAATAATAGGCGCAGGTGTTATTGGTTGTGAATTTGCAGATATTTTCAATTCTTTTGGAGTCAAAGTAAGACTAGTTGAGATGATGACTCATATACTACCGGAAGAAGATAATGAAATTGCAGGTAAGCTTGAGAACATTTTTAAAAAGAAAGGCATTGAAGTTTTTACTCAGACAAAAGTTAATAAAGTAGAGAAAAGAGACTCTGCAGCAAATGTATATTTGTCAGGAGATAAGACATTTGAAGTAGATAGAGTGCTTGTTGCTGTTGGAAGGAGTTCAAATATTTCTGGAATTGGATTAGAAGAGAATCAAATAAAACTGGATAAAAATAGAATTCTTGTAAATGAGTATATGCAGACAAATATTCCACATATTTATGCGGTAGGAGATATTACGCCAGGCCCTATGCTTGCGCATGTTGCTTCAAAGGAGGGAATTGTGGCTGTGGAGCATATAATGGGTATGGATTCAAAAATGGATTATAAGGCTATACCATCCTGTGTTTATACAGATCCTGAAGTAGCAGGAGTTGGTTTAACTGAGCAAAAAGCAAAAGAAACTCATGAGATAAAGATAGGCAGATTCCCTCTAATGGCAAGTGGGAAAGCAATGTGTATAGGAGAGACAGAAGGCTTGGTTAAAATTATAGCTGACAAGGATACGGATGAGATTTTGGGAGTGAGAATGATTGCTCCTCATGCAACAGAACTGATCGCTGAGTGTGTGCTAGCAATAAAGGCTGAATGTACATACAGGGAACTTGCAGAAACAATCCATGCACATCCAACACTGTCTGAGGCAGTTATGGAAGCAGCAGAGGATGTAGATAATATTGCTATAAGTTTGCCTAAAAAGCACTGA
- a CDS encoding pyridoxal phosphate-dependent aminotransferase, whose product MQKLSDRIKSIKPSATLAISAKIKTLRAQGIDVIGFSAGEPDFDTPEYIKNAAISSIKNGFTKYTPASGTLELKKAVCDKFGNDNGLDYTSEQVIVSCGAKHSLYNLIQVMCNPDDEVIIPIPYWVSYPDMVKLAGAKPVFIQGVEKNAFKILPDELENAITEKTKILIINSPSNPCGTVYSKDELMEIADIACKHDIYVIADEIYEEIIYDGIQHISIASLNSDIKERTIVVNGVSKTYSMTGWRIGYAAGDTDIIKAAGKLQSQSTSNPTSISQKAALTAIQKKTNDVAKMVNEFGKRRDYIVGRLNDMDNVSCQKPKGAFYVFPNISAYYGKEYNGNRINTDIDFCNFLLDIAKVGVIPGSAFGSPYHIRMSYATSMENIKEGIDRMESALKELR is encoded by the coding sequence ATGCAAAAATTATCTGATAGAATAAAAAGCATAAAGCCATCAGCTACATTAGCTATCAGTGCCAAAATAAAGACATTGCGCGCGCAAGGGATAGATGTAATTGGTTTTAGTGCTGGAGAGCCAGATTTTGATACTCCTGAATATATTAAGAATGCTGCTATATCTTCAATAAAGAATGGCTTCACAAAATATACACCTGCTTCAGGAACATTGGAACTTAAGAAGGCAGTTTGCGATAAGTTTGGAAATGATAATGGGCTGGATTATACGTCGGAACAAGTTATTGTCTCATGCGGAGCAAAGCATTCCCTTTATAACCTCATTCAGGTTATGTGTAATCCGGATGATGAGGTTATTATCCCTATACCATATTGGGTTAGCTATCCTGATATGGTAAAGCTTGCCGGTGCAAAACCTGTTTTTATACAAGGCGTTGAAAAGAATGCTTTTAAAATCTTACCTGATGAATTGGAGAATGCTATAACAGAGAAAACAAAAATTCTGATTATTAACAGCCCTTCAAATCCATGTGGAACCGTGTACTCAAAGGATGAATTAATGGAGATTGCAGATATTGCTTGCAAACATGATATTTATGTAATTGCAGATGAGATATATGAGGAAATAATTTATGACGGTATACAACATATTAGCATAGCGTCTTTGAATAGTGATATTAAAGAACGCACCATAGTAGTAAATGGAGTTTCAAAAACCTATTCCATGACAGGATGGAGAATTGGCTACGCGGCTGGAGATACAGACATAATAAAAGCAGCAGGCAAACTTCAGAGCCAGAGCACATCCAATCCGACATCCATTTCTCAAAAAGCGGCTTTAACTGCCATACAGAAAAAAACAAACGATGTTGCTAAAATGGTAAATGAGTTCGGGAAAAGACGCGATTATATTGTAGGAAGATTAAATGATATGGACAATGTCTCATGCCAGAAGCCGAAAGGGGCTTTTTATGTATTCCCGAATATATCTGCGTATTACGGGAAAGAATATAATGGCAACAGAATAAATACAGATATTGATTTTTGTAATTTCCTGTTGGACATTGCCAAAGTCGGCGTTATTCCTGGATCTGCCTTTGGCTCTCCATACCACATCAGGATGTCATACGCTACATCAATGGAGAACATAAAAGAAGGTATTGATAGAATGGAATCCGCATTGAAAGAATTGAGATGA
- the lipA gene encoding lipoyl synthase yields the protein MHKRLPDWLKKRIPDIKATEETRHILKKLSLNTVCESAKCPNIGECFSRHTATFMILGDVCTRNCRFCAVKHGIPLSVDKNEPKRLSKAVYELRLKYVVITSVTRDDLKDYGAGQFADVIMDIRSNIPDVVIEILTPDFKGKEDCVEQVARSKPDVFGHNLETVPSLYENVRQEANYRISLNLLGMIKEFDSKIVTKSGIMLGLGETKKEVLRVMDDLSSVGCNLLTLGQYLSPSQNHFPVKEFITPEMFEEYKKFAEDKGFIIASGPFVRSSYKADELFASAS from the coding sequence ATGCATAAAAGATTACCTGATTGGCTCAAAAAAAGAATACCTGATATAAAGGCTACAGAAGAGACAAGGCATATTCTTAAAAAACTAAGCTTAAATACAGTATGTGAAAGCGCAAAGTGTCCCAATATAGGCGAATGTTTTTCTCGTCATACTGCGACTTTTATGATACTCGGGGATGTTTGCACGCGAAACTGTAGATTTTGTGCAGTAAAGCATGGCATCCCTTTGTCAGTTGATAAAAATGAGCCGAAAAGATTAAGCAAGGCGGTTTATGAATTAAGATTAAAATATGTTGTTATAACTTCCGTAACAAGAGATGATCTCAAGGATTATGGAGCGGGCCAATTTGCAGATGTTATAATGGATATTAGAAGCAATATCCCGGATGTTGTAATAGAGATTCTTACGCCTGACTTTAAAGGCAAAGAGGATTGTGTAGAACAGGTTGCTCGGAGCAAGCCTGATGTATTTGGTCATAATCTCGAGACTGTTCCAAGTTTATATGAGAATGTGCGGCAGGAAGCAAATTATAGAATATCTCTTAATTTGCTTGGAATGATAAAAGAGTTTGATTCAAAAATAGTCACTAAATCAGGTATAATGCTGGGGCTTGGAGAAACAAAAAAAGAAGTTTTAAGAGTTATGGACGATTTAAGCAGCGTTGGCTGTAATTTATTAACGCTCGGTCAATATTTATCTCCGTCACAAAATCACTTTCCTGTTAAAGAATTTATTACGCCTGAAATGTTTGAGGAATATAAAAAATTTGCCGAAGATAAAGGTTTTATTATTGCTTCAGGTCCTTTTGTCAGAAGTTCATATAAGGCAGATGAGCTGTTTGCATCTGCAAGCTGA